The proteins below are encoded in one region of Nyctibius grandis isolate bNycGra1 chromosome 7, bNycGra1.pri, whole genome shotgun sequence:
- the RPA3 gene encoding replication protein A 14 kDa subunit produces MGDVHEVPRPRIATGHLAQHIGQPVCFVGRVEKIHPTGKLFVLSDGEGKHTTVELSEPLDEEISGILEVVGRVTNQATIMCMSYVQFREDKSPFDLELYNEALKIIHEFPEYFPFGSVRNN; encoded by the exons ATGGGGGACGTTCATGAGGTGCCGCGGCCGCGCATCGCTACCGGTCACTTGGCGCAGCACATCGGGCAGCCCGTCTGTTTCGTGGGACGCGTCGAGAAG ATTCATCCTACTGGTAAGCTTTTCGTGCTTTCggatggagaaggaaaacatacGACTGTGGAGCTGAGCGAACCC CTAGATGAAGAGATCTCAGGAATTCTTGAAGTAGTGGGAAGAGTAACAAATCAGGCAACCATCATGTGCATGTCATACGTCCAGTTCAGAGAAGATAAAAGTCCATTTG ATCTGGAACTCTACAATGAAGCACTAAAAATTATTCATGAATTCCCTGAATACTTCCCATTCGGTTCTGTGAGGAACAATTGA